The Chroogloeocystis siderophila 5.2 s.c.1 genome includes a region encoding these proteins:
- a CDS encoding aminotransferase class V-fold PLP-dependent enzyme, with the protein MISISATQTEQHRQQFPALANKAYFNYGGQGPMPQAAIDAINQAQEYIQTYGPFSTKVNSWIVEEVRQTREAIASELNVPTDTITITEDVTVGCNIALWGIDWQAGDRILLTDCEHPGVIATTQEISRRFNVEVSFCPIMATLNGGDPAEVIAQNLTPNTRLVVLSHILWNTGQVLPVNKIAQVCREYNSRIQILVDAAQSVGLLPLNLTELEADFYAFTGHKWWCGPMGVGGLYIRPEARESLQPTFIGWRSITMDSRGKPVDWQPDGRRYEVATSAFGQYCGLRAAIATHQQWGSAKQRYEQILQLSHYLWQRLNELSDILCLRATPPESSLVSFQLKQKQPGSHKQLVQYLESQNMMTRTLLDPDCIRGCVHYFTTTSEIDQLITGIESYCRK; encoded by the coding sequence ATGATAAGTATTTCTGCTACTCAGACTGAACAACACCGACAACAATTTCCCGCTTTAGCAAATAAGGCTTATTTTAACTATGGTGGTCAAGGACCAATGCCGCAAGCGGCGATCGATGCTATTAATCAAGCACAAGAATATATTCAAACATATGGTCCTTTTTCGACAAAGGTGAATAGTTGGATAGTTGAGGAGGTCAGACAAACGCGAGAAGCGATCGCCTCAGAACTCAATGTCCCAACTGACACAATAACAATTACCGAAGATGTCACAGTGGGCTGTAACATTGCCTTATGGGGTATCGATTGGCAAGCAGGCGATCGCATTTTACTTACCGACTGCGAACACCCAGGAGTCATCGCGACAACGCAAGAAATTTCCCGACGTTTCAATGTCGAAGTTTCTTTTTGTCCAATTATGGCAACTCTGAATGGCGGCGATCCTGCGGAAGTGATTGCGCAAAACCTTACCCCAAATACGCGACTCGTTGTTTTAAGTCATATTCTTTGGAATACAGGTCAGGTTTTACCTGTGAACAAAATTGCGCAAGTTTGCCGCGAGTACAATAGTAGAATACAAATTTTAGTCGATGCAGCGCAGTCAGTTGGGTTATTACCGTTAAATTTAACTGAACTTGAAGCAGACTTTTATGCTTTTACAGGTCATAAATGGTGGTGTGGTCCAATGGGCGTGGGTGGATTATATATCCGTCCCGAAGCTAGGGAATCACTGCAACCAACGTTTATCGGCTGGCGTAGTATCACGATGGATAGCCGAGGTAAGCCTGTAGATTGGCAACCGGATGGACGACGCTATGAAGTCGCCACTTCTGCCTTTGGACAGTATTGCGGATTAAGAGCAGCGATCGCAACGCATCAACAATGGGGAAGCGCAAAACAACGCTACGAACAAATTCTGCAACTGAGTCACTATCTTTGGCAACGGTTAAACGAACTTTCTGATATTCTCTGTTTACGCGCTACTCCACCCGAATCGAGTCTTGTTTCTTTTCAGTTAAAACAAAAACAACCTGGTAGTCATAAACAGCTAGTACAGTACTTAGAATCACAAAACATGATGACGCGGACACTCCTCGATCCTGATTGCATTCGTGGGTGTGTTCACTACTTCACGACAACAAGTGAGATCGATCAACTCATTACCGGAATCGAAAGTTATTGTAGAAAGTGA
- a CDS encoding TM0106 family RecB-like putative nuclease: MTAELLLQYQRCQRRAFLDTHGDRSQRDSPSEFLLRLQQDKLIHQQNALAQQNHQQPDYYKGNWEAGAIATLELMQQGVERISQGILLTTYLEKYTLLSRPDLLIKQPGKSSFGDWVYIPAQIELGKRPKLEYQIIAAYNAHVLEQIQGIAPKTAWLFLRRPEVYTVDVARWTSQMQRSLDRCLEILEAELAPEVFISRQRCSLCRWYSQCYAIAKDQQHLSLIPGVTPNRYTQLQALNVVTLESLTQVNPTQLESLPGFDRQVAHKLVLQAQAVFENRPILLNTTCEIAVSPAPIELYFDIEAEPDLNLDYLLGILVIDRQTGTETFHEFLAETPAQEETVWQQFLDLVHQYPTAPIYHFCAYEVDTVKRLGKLYHTPRSQIKTLLARFVDVYEQVIQTVALPVENYTLKAIARWLGFEWRDPQANGSHCIYWYDQWLATGDRALLDAIVRYNEDDCHATRHVKDWLLDFIAIAEVREQRTKALPCP, from the coding sequence ATGACTGCTGAACTGCTGCTGCAATATCAACGTTGTCAAAGACGCGCTTTTTTGGATACTCATGGCGATCGCAGCCAGCGAGATTCTCCGAGTGAGTTTTTACTACGACTACAACAAGACAAATTAATTCATCAACAAAATGCTTTAGCGCAACAAAATCATCAGCAACCTGATTATTACAAAGGAAACTGGGAAGCAGGTGCGATCGCAACACTCGAACTTATGCAGCAAGGCGTTGAGCGTATTAGTCAAGGAATCTTACTCACTACCTATCTAGAAAAATATACCCTGCTCAGTCGTCCAGATTTACTGATCAAACAACCAGGAAAGTCATCTTTCGGTGATTGGGTTTATATTCCTGCGCAAATCGAATTGGGAAAGCGCCCTAAGTTAGAGTATCAAATTATCGCGGCGTACAACGCGCACGTATTAGAGCAAATTCAAGGAATTGCACCAAAAACAGCATGGTTATTTCTGCGTCGTCCAGAAGTTTATACTGTAGATGTTGCAAGATGGACATCGCAGATGCAGCGTAGTTTAGATCGCTGTCTGGAAATCTTAGAAGCAGAATTAGCACCCGAAGTTTTTATTTCGCGACAGCGATGTAGTCTTTGTCGTTGGTACAGTCAGTGTTATGCGATCGCAAAAGATCAACAACATCTCTCGCTCATTCCTGGAGTCACTCCTAATCGCTACACGCAATTACAAGCTTTAAACGTTGTTACTCTCGAATCTCTGACTCAAGTCAATCCTACACAATTAGAATCGCTACCAGGATTTGATCGCCAAGTCGCACACAAGTTAGTTTTACAAGCGCAAGCCGTATTTGAAAATCGTCCAATTTTGTTAAATACAACTTGTGAGATAGCTGTATCACCTGCACCGATAGAACTTTACTTTGATATCGAAGCCGAACCTGATCTTAATTTAGATTACTTGCTAGGAATATTAGTCATTGATCGTCAAACAGGAACCGAAACATTTCATGAATTTTTAGCCGAAACACCCGCTCAAGAAGAAACTGTTTGGCAGCAATTTTTAGATTTAGTTCACCAGTATCCGACTGCACCAATTTATCATTTTTGTGCGTATGAAGTCGATACAGTCAAACGCTTAGGTAAGCTTTATCACACTCCACGATCGCAAATTAAAACACTTCTAGCGCGGTTTGTAGATGTGTATGAGCAAGTTATCCAAACGGTTGCTTTACCAGTAGAAAATTATACTTTAAAAGCGATCGCGCGTTGGTTAGGGTTCGAGTGGCGCGATCCACAAGCAAATGGTTCGCATTGTATTTATTGGTACGATCAGTGGTTAGCTACAGGCGACCGCGCGTTATTAGATGCGATTGTCCGCTACAACGAAGACGACTGTCATGCGACACGTCATGTCAAAGATTGGTTATTAGATTTTATTGCGATCGCAGAGGTTAGAGAGCAGAGGACTAAGGCACTGCCTTGCCCATAG
- a CDS encoding esterase-like activity of phytase family protein: protein MIKTPYMSLSRKLLQPIILIFLSLLFAVIFITRQTTPAVPVTAVNFLGEATIPTGFSFQGTELGGLSGITYDSTKDVYYAVSDDRSEKALARFYTLQININQGLQQGNVTPLNVTTLLNTENQPFERYRIDAEGIALTNRETVFISSEGDAQRLINPFIKEFSLTSGKELRSLPIPERFLPTASRDRGIRNNNAFESLTVTPNQQYLYTATENALLQDEPIGQPDTSSPCRILQYDLRSGKRSHEYLYITEAVPTQINLPRFMRVGLVDLFAVDDNGNFISLERAFTGLGYSIRLYEVSLTDADDISDIESLRQVEISSIKPVKKRLLLDLKTLKNVTLDNIEGVTLGPALTDGRSLLLVSDNNFQPAQRTQFLAIEIR, encoded by the coding sequence ATGATTAAAACACCCTATATGTCATTGAGCCGCAAACTATTACAGCCAATTATATTAATTTTCCTTAGTTTATTATTTGCTGTTATTTTTATTACACGGCAAACCACACCCGCAGTACCAGTCACCGCAGTTAATTTTTTAGGAGAAGCAACAATTCCTACTGGGTTTTCTTTTCAAGGTACAGAACTCGGTGGGTTATCAGGAATTACTTATGATTCTACAAAAGATGTCTATTACGCAGTGTCTGATGATCGCAGCGAAAAAGCACTAGCGCGATTTTATACATTGCAAATTAACATAAATCAGGGATTGCAACAGGGTAATGTGACACCTTTAAACGTAACGACTCTGTTAAACACAGAAAATCAACCTTTTGAAAGATATCGTATCGATGCGGAGGGAATTGCGTTAACGAATCGCGAAACGGTGTTTATTTCCTCTGAAGGTGATGCGCAAAGATTAATCAATCCGTTTATCAAAGAATTCTCCTTAACAAGTGGGAAAGAATTGCGATCACTGCCCATACCCGAACGATTTTTACCCACAGCAAGCCGCGATCGCGGTATTCGGAATAATAATGCATTTGAAAGTTTGACAGTGACACCCAATCAGCAATATCTCTATACCGCCACCGAGAATGCATTGCTGCAAGATGAACCAATAGGGCAACCTGATACGAGTTCGCCATGTCGAATTTTGCAATATGACTTACGTTCGGGCAAGCGATCGCATGAATATCTTTACATTACCGAAGCTGTACCAACACAAATCAATTTACCTCGATTTATGCGTGTTGGGCTTGTTGATTTATTCGCTGTCGATGACAATGGCAATTTTATTAGCTTAGAACGTGCATTTACAGGCTTAGGATACAGCATTCGCTTGTACGAAGTCTCCTTAACAGACGCCGATGATATAAGTGATATCGAGAGTCTACGTCAGGTTGAGATTAGCAGTATCAAACCTGTCAAAAAAAGATTGTTGCTCGACCTCAAAACCTTAAAAAACGTCACATTAGATAACATCGAAGGCGTGACTTTAGGACCCGCATTAACGGATGGGCGATCACTCCTGCTCGTCAGTGATAACAACTTTCAGCCTGCGCAGCGTACTCAATTCCTCGCCATTGAGATTAGATAA
- the gltX gene encoding glutamate--tRNA ligase gives MTVRVRIAPSPTGNLHIGTARTAVFNWLFARHHGGQFILRIEDTDTERSREEYTQNILDGLTWLGLNWDEGPIFQSHRLDVYRQKVQDLLDQGLAYYCYCSEEELNAMREAQKARNEAPRYDNRHRNLTPEQQAAFAAEGRRPVIRFKIEDDREIVWNDMVRGHMSWCGSDLGGDMVIARAAQAGDIGQPLYNFAVVVDDIDMQITHVIRGEDHIANTAKQILLYEAFGATVPEFAHTPLILNAEGRKLSKRDGVTSIFDFKEMGFVAEAMVNYMTLLGWSPPDSTQELFTLEEAAQQFGFERVNKAGAKFDWAKLDWINSQYLHAMPAKKLTDLLIPYWQAAGYEFDPIGDRVWLEKIASVIGPSLTRLKDAVEMSWLYFTNSLTYSDDAMHQLQQEGSKAVLEGVLAALNNRTELTEASSQEIIKHVVKEKNVKKGLVMRSLRAALTGDMQGPDLIQSWVILHQRQFDKPRLESAIATVH, from the coding sequence ATGACTGTTAGAGTTCGGATCGCCCCTAGTCCTACAGGGAATCTACACATTGGAACTGCAAGAACTGCGGTATTTAACTGGTTATTTGCTCGTCATCATGGCGGTCAGTTTATTCTACGAATTGAGGATACTGATACAGAGCGATCGCGTGAAGAATACACGCAAAATATCCTCGACGGTTTAACGTGGTTAGGATTGAATTGGGACGAAGGACCAATCTTTCAGTCACACCGTTTGGATGTGTATCGCCAAAAAGTTCAAGATCTACTCGATCAAGGGCTAGCATACTACTGCTATTGTTCGGAAGAAGAACTCAACGCCATGCGCGAAGCCCAAAAAGCCCGCAATGAAGCGCCGCGTTACGATAACCGCCATCGCAATCTCACACCCGAACAACAAGCCGCGTTTGCAGCCGAAGGGCGTCGTCCAGTGATTCGTTTCAAGATAGAAGACGATCGCGAAATTGTCTGGAATGACATGGTGCGCGGACACATGAGTTGGTGCGGTAGTGACTTGGGAGGCGATATGGTAATCGCCCGTGCGGCGCAAGCTGGGGACATCGGTCAACCGTTGTATAATTTTGCCGTGGTTGTCGATGACATCGATATGCAAATTACCCATGTGATCCGCGGAGAAGACCACATTGCCAATACTGCTAAGCAAATTCTACTTTATGAAGCTTTTGGGGCAACTGTTCCAGAGTTCGCGCATACACCCCTGATTTTAAACGCAGAGGGACGCAAGCTTTCCAAACGCGACGGAGTAACATCGATTTTTGACTTTAAAGAAATGGGCTTTGTCGCCGAAGCGATGGTCAATTATATGACTTTACTCGGTTGGTCGCCGCCAGATTCAACACAGGAATTGTTTACTTTGGAAGAAGCGGCGCAGCAATTCGGTTTTGAACGCGTTAATAAAGCTGGGGCAAAATTTGACTGGGCAAAGTTAGATTGGATTAATAGTCAGTATCTGCACGCAATGCCTGCCAAGAAACTGACAGATTTATTGATACCATATTGGCAAGCTGCAGGGTATGAATTTGACCCGATCGGCGATCGCGTTTGGTTAGAAAAGATCGCCAGTGTCATTGGTCCTAGTTTAACTCGTCTCAAAGATGCGGTAGAAATGAGTTGGCTATATTTTACTAATTCGTTGACCTACAGCGACGATGCAATGCATCAATTACAGCAAGAAGGTTCTAAAGCAGTACTTGAAGGTGTTTTAGCTGCACTCAATAATAGAACGGAATTAACCGAAGCAAGTAGTCAGGAAATTATTAAACACGTTGTCAAAGAAAAGAATGTCAAGAAAGGATTGGTCATGCGATCGCTGCGTGCAGCCTTAACTGGAGATATGCAAGGTCCAGACTTAATTCAATCTTGGGTTATTTTACATCAACGCCAGTTCGATAAACCAAGATTAGAAAGTGCGATCGCAACTGTTCACTAA
- a CDS encoding GNAT family N-acetyltransferase — MALTNSQFSTKFDTSEVVQLTVEDADEIAEFYPVSYPENCFDSRMLATGYYYGIRCGNTLVSIAGVHVYSPQYKVAALGKIATHPQFRGQGLSKKVVAWNISV; from the coding sequence ATGGCTTTAACTAATAGTCAGTTTTCAACTAAGTTTGATACATCTGAAGTTGTTCAACTTACAGTAGAAGATGCAGATGAAATAGCAGAATTTTATCCCGTGAGTTATCCAGAAAACTGTTTTGATTCGCGGATGCTAGCAACTGGATATTACTACGGTATTCGATGCGGCAACACGCTTGTTAGTATCGCAGGAGTCCATGTATATTCGCCACAGTACAAAGTCGCAGCCTTAGGAAAAATTGCAACGCATCCACAATTTCGCGGACAAGGGTTGAGTAAAAAAGTTGTAGCGTGGAATATATCGGTTTAA
- a CDS encoding phosphate ABC transporter substrate-binding protein PstS family protein produces MSIKLGHLQANVTTRKAITSLFVAGATIGLSIPAVRSQNPTTIRVDGSSTVFPITEAVAEDFQKQNGGRTRVTVGISGTGGGFKKFCRGETEISNASRPIKAEEMAACKSAGIQYIEIPVAYDALTVVVNPRNNWVNSMTVAELKRIWEPAAQGKITNWSQVRKGFPNSPMKLYGPGADSGTFEYFTEAVVGKAKSSRTDYTASEDDNVLVQGVSRDRGALGYFGYAYYEANKNRLKALAIDNGNGKPVLPSRAAVENGTYQPLSRPLFIYVNAKAAGREDVKQFINYYISNAPKLVSEVGYVALPARAYTLASNHFRQNKVGTVFGGKEAVGLRIEELLQREARL; encoded by the coding sequence ATGAGTATCAAACTTGGTCACTTGCAAGCAAATGTGACAACTCGAAAAGCGATCACCTCTCTTTTCGTAGCGGGTGCAACAATTGGTTTGTCAATACCCGCAGTGCGTTCTCAAAATCCAACGACAATCCGAGTTGATGGTTCTAGTACAGTTTTCCCCATTACTGAAGCTGTAGCCGAAGACTTTCAAAAACAAAACGGCGGGAGAACGCGAGTCACAGTTGGTATTTCTGGTACTGGAGGTGGCTTTAAAAAGTTCTGTCGTGGCGAAACCGAAATTTCTAACGCTTCTCGACCAATTAAAGCTGAAGAAATGGCAGCTTGTAAGAGCGCTGGGATTCAATACATCGAAATTCCCGTAGCTTACGACGCTTTAACAGTCGTTGTCAATCCTAGAAACAACTGGGTAAACAGCATGACTGTCGCCGAGTTGAAGCGCATTTGGGAACCAGCTGCCCAAGGTAAGATTACGAATTGGAGTCAAGTACGTAAAGGATTTCCCAATTCTCCAATGAAATTGTATGGTCCTGGCGCAGATTCAGGAACTTTTGAATACTTTACTGAAGCGGTAGTAGGTAAAGCAAAGTCTAGCCGCACAGACTACACAGCTAGTGAAGATGATAACGTCCTTGTACAAGGAGTCAGCCGCGATCGCGGTGCTTTAGGTTATTTTGGTTATGCGTACTACGAAGCCAACAAAAATCGCTTAAAAGCCTTAGCAATTGATAATGGTAACGGTAAACCTGTGTTACCTTCTAGAGCAGCAGTAGAAAACGGTACATACCAACCTTTATCGCGTCCTTTATTTATTTACGTAAACGCTAAAGCAGCAGGTAGAGAGGATGTAAAACAATTCATCAACTACTACATCAGCAATGCGCCTAAATTAGTGAGTGAAGTTGGTTATGTAGCTTTACCCGCCCGTGCTTACACTTTAGCAAGTAACCATTTCCGACAAAATAAAGTAGGAACGGTCTTCGGAGGCAAAGAAGCTGTTGGACTGCGTATTGAAGAATTATTACAGCGTGAAGCTAGACTGTAA
- the pstC gene encoding phosphate ABC transporter permease subunit PstC — protein sequence MVERQLQITIKPSSSRLLRNIQEKAIEILLFLAACSSVATTIAIIGILVYESITFFREVSLINFLTDTQWSPLFDDAHYGILPLLSGTLVTTTVALSVAVPLGTIAAIYLSEFAPFRFRELIKPCLELLAGIPTVVYGYFALLFVTPLLQNFLWDLPGFNMLSAGIVMGIMIIPYVSSVSEDAMRSVPVQLREGSYAMGATRLQTALKVVFPAAISGITAAYILGISRAVGETMIVAIAAGLQPTLTWNPMNEAATITAYIVSVSLGDLPHGSLEYQTIFAAGLTLVLMTLVLNIFGYFLSRRYREKY from the coding sequence ATGGTAGAAAGGCAACTACAAATTACAATAAAACCCTCATCATCAAGATTACTGCGGAATATTCAGGAGAAAGCAATTGAAATTTTATTATTTCTCGCTGCTTGTTCTTCCGTAGCAACAACGATTGCCATTATTGGAATTTTGGTGTATGAATCAATAACTTTTTTTAGAGAGGTTTCTTTAATAAACTTTCTCACAGATACACAATGGTCGCCGCTATTTGATGATGCGCATTATGGAATTTTACCACTACTTTCGGGTACGTTAGTAACGACTACTGTGGCTTTGTCAGTCGCAGTACCTTTAGGAACTATAGCAGCAATTTATTTAAGTGAATTTGCACCTTTTCGATTTCGTGAATTGATTAAACCGTGTTTAGAGTTATTAGCTGGTATTCCGACAGTAGTTTATGGTTATTTTGCGCTTTTATTTGTAACACCTTTATTACAAAACTTTTTATGGGATCTTCCTGGATTTAATATGTTAAGTGCTGGCATTGTGATGGGAATTATGATTATTCCCTATGTCAGTTCAGTTAGTGAAGATGCGATGCGATCTGTCCCTGTGCAACTACGCGAAGGTTCGTACGCAATGGGTGCGACGCGCTTACAAACAGCGTTAAAAGTTGTCTTTCCCGCAGCCATTTCAGGAATTACAGCAGCTTATATTTTGGGAATTTCGCGTGCAGTTGGTGAAACAATGATTGTGGCGATCGCTGCTGGTTTACAACCGACTCTCACCTGGAATCCGATGAATGAAGCTGCAACAATTACCGCCTATATTGTCTCAGTTAGTCTAGGCGATTTACCTCATGGTAGTTTAGAGTACCAAACAATCTTTGCTGCTGGGCTAACGCTGGTATTAATGACTTTAGTTCTTAATATTTTTGGTTATTTTCTCAGCAGACGTTATCGCGAAAAATACTAA
- the pstA gene encoding phosphate ABC transporter permease PstA: MQQDLQQIKTIIARNKLWQGLFAVVGLLSILVGIVTLITLILDLFIDGLPRLSWQFLISFPSRKPEEAGILAAWVGTILVMIVTAIASIPVGIASGIYLEEYAGKNWLTGLIEINVTNLAGVPSIIYGLLALGLFVYQFNLGESVLTAGLTLALLVLPIVIVTTREALRAIPNSIREAAYAMGASKWQTICDHVLPYSIGSILTGVIIGLSRAVGETAPLITIGALTFIAFLPDPPIKAEFPYISFSWLQAPFTVMPIQMFNWVSRPEPDFQINAAAAGVVLICMTLGMNALAIYLRYRIRKQIKW, from the coding sequence ATGCAGCAAGACTTACAACAAATTAAAACAATTATTGCCCGTAATAAACTTTGGCAAGGTTTGTTTGCTGTCGTTGGCTTGTTGTCTATATTAGTAGGAATTGTAACACTTATTACATTGATTCTAGATTTATTTATTGATGGCTTACCTCGTTTATCGTGGCAATTTTTAATATCTTTTCCTAGCCGGAAGCCCGAAGAAGCAGGAATTTTAGCTGCTTGGGTAGGAACAATTCTTGTGATGATTGTCACTGCGATCGCCTCCATACCTGTGGGAATTGCTTCGGGAATTTATTTAGAAGAATATGCTGGGAAAAATTGGTTAACAGGGTTAATCGAAATCAATGTAACTAACCTAGCAGGTGTTCCTTCAATTATTTACGGACTTTTAGCATTGGGTTTATTTGTCTATCAATTCAATTTAGGTGAAAGTGTTCTTACTGCGGGATTAACTCTTGCGTTACTTGTTTTACCAATCGTTATTGTTACGACACGCGAAGCATTACGCGCAATTCCTAACAGTATCCGCGAAGCAGCTTACGCAATGGGTGCAAGTAAATGGCAAACAATTTGTGATCATGTGTTACCCTACTCAATTGGTAGTATTCTTACTGGTGTTATCATTGGTTTATCACGTGCAGTTGGTGAGACTGCACCTTTAATTACAATCGGGGCGCTAACGTTTATTGCTTTTTTACCCGATCCACCCATCAAAGCAGAATTTCCTTACATTTCTTTCAGTTGGTTACAAGCGCCCTTTACAGTAATGCCAATTCAAATGTTTAATTGGGTATCGCGTCCTGAACCAGATTTTCAAATTAATGCTGCTGCTGCTGGTGTCGTATTAATCTGTATGACATTAGGAATGAATGCTTTGGCAATTTATCTCCGCTATCGTATCCGTAAGCAAATCAAATGGTAG
- the pstB gene encoding phosphate ABC transporter ATP-binding protein PstB encodes MVEATSIKTKAKVNNLNFYYGTVQALKNISLLVPENKVTALIGPSGCGKTTLLRCFNRMHDLYPGNRYEGEIILDSERINILSRRIDPIEIRMRISMVFQKPNPFPKSIYENVAYGLRVRGESRRNIIDEKVEQALHNAALWDEVKDRLYDLAFNLSGGQQQRLCIARALATNPEIILFDEPTSALDPISTSSIEALITRLKEQVTILIVTHNMQQAARISDYTAFMYLGEIIEFEHTKQMFTHPNKKQTEDYIRGRFG; translated from the coding sequence ATGGTAGAAGCAACATCCATTAAAACTAAAGCTAAAGTTAACAACCTGAACTTTTACTATGGCACAGTACAGGCGTTGAAAAATATCAGTTTGCTTGTACCAGAAAATAAAGTAACAGCTTTAATTGGACCTTCAGGGTGTGGTAAAACTACCTTACTACGCTGTTTTAATCGGATGCACGATCTTTATCCTGGTAATCGTTACGAAGGGGAAATTATACTCGATTCTGAACGAATAAATATTTTAAGTCGTCGCATCGATCCCATTGAAATCCGAATGCGGATTAGTATGGTGTTTCAAAAGCCAAATCCCTTCCCAAAATCAATTTATGAAAATGTAGCGTATGGATTGCGCGTGCGAGGCGAATCGCGACGCAATATCATCGATGAAAAAGTAGAACAAGCTTTACACAATGCTGCGCTTTGGGATGAAGTGAAAGATCGCTTGTACGATTTAGCTTTCAATCTTTCTGGCGGACAACAGCAGCGGTTGTGTATTGCACGCGCCTTAGCAACAAACCCCGAAATAATTCTTTTTGATGAACCTACATCAGCACTCGATCCAATCTCTACAAGTAGCATTGAAGCATTAATTACTCGATTAAAAGAACAAGTAACAATCTTAATTGTGACGCACAATATGCAGCAAGCTGCGCGCATTTCAGATTACACAGCTTTTATGTATCTTGGTGAAATTATCGAGTTTGAACACACAAAGCAAATGTTTACACATCCTAATAAGAAACAAACTGAGGATTATATTCGCGGTAGATTTGGGTAG